The following proteins come from a genomic window of Frankia casuarinae:
- the sufB gene encoding Fe-S cluster assembly protein SufB — protein sequence MTTSAETALEGLGSYRFGWADTDAYAADVERGLSEAVVRGISAKKSEPSWMTDLRLKGLRLFERKPMPTWGADLSGIDFDNIKYFVRSTEKQAEEWEDLPEDIRATYDRLGIPEAEKQRLIAGVAAQYESEVVYHKIREDLEEQGVLFLDTDSGLREHPELFQEYFGSVIPVGDNKFAALNTAVWSGGSFIYVPPGVQVEIPLQAYFRINTENMGQFERTLIIVDEGAYVHYVEGCTAPVYSSDSLHSAVVEIVVKKNARCRYTTIQNWSNNVYNLVTKRAACHEGGTMEWIDGNIGSKVTMKYPAVWLLGEHAKGEVLSIAFAGAGQHQDAGAKMVHAAPRTSSTIVSKSVARGGGRTSYRGLVQINEGSSASRSTVKCDALLVDTVSRSDTYPYVDVREDDASIGHEASVSKVGEDQLFYLMSRGLSEEEAMAMVVRGFVEPIARELPMEYALELNRLIELQMEGAVG from the coding sequence ATGACCACCTCTGCCGAGACCGCCCTGGAAGGCCTTGGTTCCTATCGGTTCGGATGGGCTGACACCGACGCCTACGCCGCCGACGTGGAGCGCGGCCTGTCCGAGGCGGTTGTCCGCGGCATCTCGGCCAAGAAGTCCGAGCCGTCGTGGATGACCGACCTGCGCCTCAAGGGGCTGCGGCTGTTCGAGCGCAAGCCCATGCCGACCTGGGGTGCCGACCTGTCGGGCATCGACTTCGACAACATCAAGTACTTCGTCCGCTCCACCGAGAAGCAGGCCGAGGAGTGGGAGGACCTACCCGAGGACATCCGGGCGACCTACGACCGGCTCGGCATTCCCGAGGCGGAGAAGCAGCGCCTCATTGCCGGGGTCGCCGCCCAGTACGAGTCCGAGGTCGTCTACCACAAGATCCGGGAGGACCTCGAGGAGCAGGGTGTCCTCTTCCTGGACACCGACTCCGGGCTGCGTGAGCATCCGGAGCTGTTCCAGGAGTACTTCGGCTCGGTGATCCCGGTCGGGGACAACAAGTTCGCCGCGCTGAACACGGCGGTGTGGTCGGGCGGATCCTTCATCTACGTGCCGCCGGGCGTGCAGGTCGAGATCCCGCTGCAGGCCTACTTCCGGATCAACACCGAGAACATGGGCCAGTTCGAGCGGACGCTGATCATCGTCGACGAGGGCGCCTACGTGCACTACGTCGAGGGCTGCACGGCGCCGGTCTACTCGTCGGACTCGCTGCACTCGGCGGTCGTCGAAATCGTCGTGAAGAAGAACGCGCGCTGCCGGTACACGACCATCCAGAACTGGTCGAACAACGTCTACAACCTGGTCACCAAGCGTGCCGCCTGCCACGAGGGCGGCACCATGGAGTGGATCGACGGCAACATCGGTTCCAAGGTGACGATGAAGTACCCGGCCGTGTGGCTGCTCGGCGAGCACGCCAAGGGCGAGGTGCTCTCCATCGCCTTCGCCGGTGCCGGTCAGCACCAGGACGCGGGCGCGAAGATGGTGCACGCCGCGCCCCGCACCTCCTCGACGATCGTCTCCAAGTCGGTGGCCCGCGGCGGCGGGCGGACGTCCTACCGCGGGCTCGTCCAGATCAACGAGGGCTCGTCGGCCTCCCGCTCGACGGTCAAGTGCGACGCGTTGCTCGTCGACACGGTGAGCCGCTCGGACACCTACCCCTACGTTGACGTGCGCGAGGACGACGCCTCCATCGGGCACGAGGCGAGCGTCTCCAAGGTCGGCGAGGACCAGCTGTTCTACCTGATGAGCCGGGGTCTGTCCGAGGAGGAGGCGATGGCGATGGTCGTGCGCGGCTTCGTCGAGCCGATCGCCCGGGAGCTGCCCATGGAGTACGCCCTCGAGCTCAACCGCCTCATCGAGCTGCAGATGGAAGGTGCGGTCGGCTGA
- a CDS encoding helix-turn-helix transcriptional regulator, whose protein sequence is MKYDHDGTSGTADGRTRDRVVRLLLEGGSATAAELSRQLGVSPAAIRRHLDAMVADGIITPTESRSRGPRGRGRPARRYALTEAGHQAGPNAYSDLAAGALHFLAEVGGASAVTQFADTRAVDLERRVREAVVAAEPADRPAALAEAMTAAGYTASVSELPTGLQICQHHCPVQFVAERFPALCDAETAVLARVLDTHVQRLATIAHGDGVCTTHIPAGHPPAGHPPAGHPPAGHTAVSHTAADHPPAGTAPGMASRARSDRNGSDQSGSGKDGSARVLPDSAVAGSGPARPASLACPPSSSSEGFAL, encoded by the coding sequence GTGAAATACGACCACGACGGGACGAGCGGGACGGCGGACGGCCGTACCCGCGACCGGGTCGTGCGTCTGCTCCTGGAGGGCGGCTCGGCCACGGCAGCCGAGCTGTCCCGTCAGCTCGGGGTCTCCCCGGCGGCTATCCGCAGGCATCTCGATGCCATGGTCGCGGATGGCATCATCACGCCCACGGAGAGCCGGTCCCGGGGGCCGCGTGGCCGGGGACGCCCGGCCCGGCGTTACGCGCTCACCGAAGCCGGCCATCAGGCCGGTCCCAACGCCTACTCCGATCTCGCGGCCGGTGCGCTGCACTTCCTGGCCGAGGTGGGTGGCGCGAGCGCGGTCACCCAGTTCGCCGATACCCGCGCCGTCGACCTGGAGCGGCGGGTGCGCGAGGCGGTCGTGGCGGCGGAGCCGGCGGATCGCCCGGCGGCGCTCGCCGAGGCGATGACCGCCGCCGGGTACACCGCCAGCGTCTCCGAGCTGCCCACCGGTCTGCAGATCTGCCAGCATCACTGCCCGGTCCAGTTCGTCGCGGAGCGCTTCCCGGCGTTGTGCGACGCCGAGACCGCGGTGCTGGCCCGCGTGCTCGACACCCACGTGCAGCGCCTGGCGACGATCGCGCACGGCGACGGCGTCTGCACGACCCACATCCCCGCGGGTCACCCGCCCGCGGGTCACCCGCCCGCGGGTCACCCGCCCGCGGGTCACACTGCCGTGAGCCACACCGCCGCGGATCATCCGCCCGCGGGCACGGCGCCCGGCATGGCTTCGCGTGCCCGGTCCGATCGGAACGGGTCCGATCAGAGCGGGTCCGGGAAGGACGGCTCCGCTCGGGTGCTGCCCGATTCCGCCGTGGCCGGATCCGGCCCGGCCCGGCCCGCGTCCCTGGCCTGTCCACCATCCTCGTCTTCGGAGGGTTTCGCCCTATGA
- the sufC gene encoding Fe-S cluster assembly ATPase SufC: protein MSTLEIRNLHVSVETDGEGTREILRGVDLTVRKGETHAIMGPNGSGKSTLSYSIAGHPKYTVTEGSITLDGEDVLAMSVDARARAGIFLAMQYPVEIPGVSVSNFLRSSVTAVRGEAPKLRTWVKEVKTSMAALEMDPAFAERNVNEGFSGGEKKRHEILQMALLKPKIAVLDETDSGLDVDALRIVSAGIESVRAKGETGILLITHYTRILRYIRPEFVHVMAAGRIVDEGGPELAAVLEESGYDRYVKGGGAATPAGVGAVS from the coding sequence GTGTCCACACTGGAGATCCGCAATCTGCATGTCTCGGTGGAGACGGACGGCGAGGGCACGCGCGAGATCCTGCGCGGGGTGGACCTGACCGTCCGCAAGGGCGAGACGCACGCGATTATGGGGCCGAACGGGTCGGGTAAGTCGACGCTGTCCTATTCGATCGCGGGCCATCCCAAGTACACGGTCACCGAGGGCAGCATCACGCTCGACGGCGAGGACGTCCTCGCGATGAGCGTCGACGCCCGGGCCCGGGCCGGGATCTTCCTGGCGATGCAGTACCCGGTGGAGATCCCCGGGGTCTCGGTGTCGAACTTCCTGCGCTCCTCGGTCACGGCCGTGCGCGGCGAGGCGCCGAAGCTGCGGACCTGGGTCAAGGAGGTCAAGACCTCCATGGCCGCGCTCGAGATGGACCCGGCGTTCGCCGAGCGCAACGTCAACGAGGGCTTCTCCGGCGGCGAGAAGAAGCGTCACGAGATCCTGCAGATGGCGTTGCTCAAGCCGAAGATCGCCGTGCTGGACGAGACCGACTCCGGCCTCGACGTCGACGCGCTGCGCATCGTCTCCGCAGGTATCGAGTCGGTGCGGGCCAAGGGGGAGACGGGCATCCTGCTCATCACCCACTACACCCGCATCCTGCGCTACATCCGTCCCGAGTTCGTCCACGTCATGGCGGCGGGGCGGATCGTCGACGAGGGCGGCCCGGAACTGGCCGCCGTGCTGGAGGAGTCCGGCTACGACCGCTACGTCAAGGGTGGCGGCGCGGCCACGCCGGCCGGCGTGGGAGCGGTGTCATGA
- a CDS encoding non-heme iron oxygenase ferredoxin subunit codes for MTTATGGSAAGGSSVAPRWHRVCAAADLAEGTAIGTEIEGVPVCVVRSGGAVYAVRDECSHADVMLSQGEAEDGKIECWLHGSQFDLASGVPLSLPAIEPVPTYAVTIDGDDVLVDVTHSNPERG; via the coding sequence ATGACGACCGCGACCGGCGGTTCTGCCGCGGGCGGCTCCTCGGTCGCCCCGCGGTGGCACCGGGTGTGTGCCGCCGCGGACCTCGCCGAGGGCACCGCGATCGGCACCGAGATCGAGGGCGTGCCGGTGTGCGTGGTGCGGTCGGGCGGGGCGGTCTACGCCGTGCGTGACGAGTGCTCGCACGCCGACGTGATGCTCTCCCAGGGCGAGGCCGAGGACGGCAAGATCGAGTGCTGGCTGCACGGGTCCCAGTTCGACCTGGCCAGCGGCGTCCCGCTGAGCCTGCCGGCGATTGAGCCGGTGCCCACGTACGCAGTGACCATCGACGGCGACGACGTGCTCGTCGACGTCACACATTCGAACCCGGAACGAGGGTGA
- the sufD gene encoding Fe-S cluster assembly protein SufD has translation MVVIDATGRPPAASGAVPRPVRSRNPLDHAVPTGREEAWRFTPLRRLRGLPTGPEADGKVSVSVTAPAGVEVEQLAAADARIGRVLTPADRVAAFALTRSAGALAVTVPAEAALTEPVVVHLHGESPRSPAGFVATSGDGGRRGSPGGVAYGHVLVEVGPFASATVVLDHTGSATYAGNVEVYVGHGASLTFITLQDWDDDAVHLGAHAYSLGRDARLRSFTITLGGDLVRLNPTVDYRGPGGDAELYGVFFTDAGQHQEHRLLVTHEPRSCRSRVTYKGALRGDAAHAVWIGDVLIGAGAVGTDTYELNRNLVLTDGARADSVPNLEILTGEVTGAGHASATGRFDDEALFYLQSRGISPEEARRLVVHGFFAEIIDRIDVPELRERIMIKIAGELSADLPDEAAEPSSAELSVEVGG, from the coding sequence ATGGTCGTCATCGACGCCACCGGTCGGCCCCCGGCCGCCTCCGGTGCCGTACCCCGTCCCGTACGGTCCCGTAACCCGCTCGACCACGCCGTGCCCACCGGACGCGAGGAGGCGTGGCGGTTCACCCCGCTGCGCCGGCTGCGCGGACTGCCGACCGGCCCCGAGGCCGACGGCAAGGTCTCCGTGTCGGTCACCGCGCCCGCGGGGGTCGAGGTGGAGCAGCTCGCCGCCGCCGACGCCCGGATCGGTCGGGTGCTGACCCCGGCCGACCGGGTGGCCGCCTTCGCCCTGACCCGGTCGGCGGGCGCGCTCGCCGTCACCGTCCCGGCCGAGGCCGCGCTCACCGAGCCGGTGGTCGTGCACCTGCACGGTGAGAGCCCCAGGTCCCCGGCCGGGTTCGTCGCGACGAGCGGCGACGGCGGGCGGCGCGGCTCCCCGGGCGGGGTGGCCTACGGTCACGTCCTCGTCGAAGTGGGCCCGTTTGCGTCCGCCACCGTGGTGCTCGACCACACCGGCAGCGCCACCTACGCCGGCAACGTCGAGGTGTACGTGGGGCACGGCGCCTCGCTCACCTTCATCACCCTGCAGGACTGGGACGACGACGCCGTGCACCTCGGCGCGCACGCCTACTCGCTGGGGCGCGACGCTCGGCTGCGCTCGTTCACCATCACCCTCGGCGGTGATCTGGTGCGGCTCAACCCGACCGTGGACTACCGCGGGCCCGGCGGCGACGCCGAGCTCTACGGCGTGTTCTTCACCGATGCCGGCCAGCACCAGGAGCACCGGCTGCTCGTCACGCACGAGCCGCGTTCCTGCCGCAGCCGGGTCACCTACAAGGGCGCGCTGCGCGGGGACGCCGCCCACGCGGTGTGGATCGGCGACGTCCTCATCGGCGCCGGCGCCGTGGGCACGGACACCTACGAGCTCAACCGCAATCTCGTGCTCACCGACGGCGCGCGGGCCGACTCGGTCCCGAACCTGGAGATCCTCACCGGTGAGGTCACCGGTGCCGGTCACGCCAGTGCCACCGGCCGGTTCGATGACGAGGCGCTGTTCTACCTGCAGTCGCGGGGGATCTCGCCCGAGGAGGCCCGCCGGCTCGTGGTGCACGGTTTCTTCGCCGAGATCATCGACCGGATCGACGTGCCGGAGCTGCGGGAACGCATCATGATCAAGATTGCCGGCGAGCTGTCGGCCGACCTCCCGGACGAGGCTGCGGAGCCGTCGTCGGCGGAGTTGTCGGTGGAGGTGGGCGGATGA
- a CDS encoding transcriptional regulator: MTEADYALELGRRLRAARNRRGLSLLDVQERTHGRWTAGTLGAYERGSRTLRVHRLVELAELYDVPATLLVPPAADRRETDHLPPLVIDLRRLRKLPPTRTGPLRRWIAIVQVLRSDSSRDVLRLRRSDLQSLSRLYSTTPAMLYERLGAWGALVEPGEPVAVGGRRRALPVRPPQQRG, translated from the coding sequence GTGACCGAGGCGGACTACGCCCTGGAGCTCGGCCGCCGGCTTCGCGCGGCGCGCAACCGGCGTGGCTTGTCGCTGCTGGACGTCCAGGAGCGCACGCATGGCCGGTGGACTGCCGGGACCCTGGGCGCCTACGAGCGAGGCTCTCGGACCCTGCGCGTGCATCGACTGGTCGAGCTCGCCGAGCTGTACGACGTTCCCGCGACGCTGCTGGTACCGCCGGCCGCCGATCGCCGCGAGACCGACCATCTGCCGCCGCTGGTCATCGACCTGCGCCGGCTGCGCAAGCTGCCCCCGACCCGCACCGGACCGCTGCGGCGCTGGATCGCCATCGTGCAGGTCCTGCGGTCGGACAGTTCACGCGACGTCCTGCGGCTGCGTCGCTCCGACCTGCAGTCGTTGTCCCGGCTCTACAGCACCACGCCGGCGATGCTGTACGAGCGGCTGGGCGCCTGGGGAGCGCTGGTGGAGCCAGGCGAGCCGGTGGCGGTCGGCGGGCGCCGCCGGGCGCTGCCCGTCCGCCCGCCGCAGCAACGGGGCTAG
- the glpK gene encoding glycerol kinase GlpK — MSVPARGSLVAAVDQGTTGTTVCLLDRDGVVVGRGYTGIRPGFPRPGWVEQDPDELWRSVVDTVAAALAGCGRRAGELAALGITNQRETTVLWDRRTSAPVHPAIGWQDRRTAAVCERLTAEGHAGAVGERTGLVLDPYFSGTKIGWILDDDPGLRRRAGRGEIAFGTVDSWLVWKLTAGAAHVTDVTNASRTLLLDLAAATWSPEMLDLLGVPAEVLPAVAPSSRVYAETDPDAFLGVRIPVAAVIGDQQAALFAQGCFEPGQAKNTYGTGSFVLVNTGSALPAPQSTLLRTAAFQLDGEPVRYALEGAVLSTGAAVDWLRDSLGIIRDATETADLAASLTGNDGVYFVPALAGLGAPHWDPRARGALLGITRGTTRAHVVRAVLEGIAYRTRDVVEAMGAAGFPVRELRADSGAARNHWLMQFQADLLGVELDVPDNIETTALGSAYLAGLATGFFADREELAGHRRSAERYRPRLSRAERDRSYRRWLRAVDRARDWAKDADDADWD, encoded by the coding sequence ATGAGCGTGCCGGCACGCGGATCCCTGGTGGCGGCGGTCGACCAGGGGACCACCGGGACCACGGTCTGCCTGCTCGACCGGGACGGGGTGGTCGTCGGCCGCGGCTACACCGGGATCCGGCCCGGGTTCCCCCGGCCGGGCTGGGTCGAGCAGGATCCGGACGAGCTCTGGCGCAGCGTCGTCGACACCGTCGCCGCGGCCCTGGCCGGCTGCGGTCGCCGGGCCGGGGAGCTCGCCGCCCTCGGCATCACCAACCAGCGCGAGACCACCGTGCTGTGGGACCGGCGGACCTCCGCCCCGGTCCACCCGGCCATCGGGTGGCAGGACCGGCGGACGGCCGCGGTCTGCGAACGCCTCACCGCCGAGGGGCACGCGGGTGCGGTGGGGGAACGCACCGGGCTGGTACTCGACCCCTACTTCTCCGGTACCAAGATCGGCTGGATCCTGGACGACGACCCCGGGCTGCGCCGGCGCGCCGGCCGGGGGGAGATCGCCTTCGGCACCGTCGATTCCTGGCTGGTCTGGAAGCTGACCGCCGGGGCCGCGCACGTCACCGACGTCACGAACGCCTCCCGCACCCTGCTGCTCGACCTCGCCGCCGCGACCTGGTCCCCGGAGATGCTCGATCTGCTGGGCGTTCCCGCCGAGGTGCTGCCCGCTGTCGCGCCGAGCTCGCGGGTCTACGCCGAGACCGATCCGGACGCCTTCCTCGGCGTGCGGATCCCGGTGGCGGCCGTGATCGGCGACCAGCAGGCCGCTCTGTTCGCCCAGGGCTGCTTCGAACCCGGCCAGGCCAAGAACACCTATGGCACCGGTTCCTTCGTGCTGGTGAACACCGGCTCGGCCCTGCCGGCGCCGCAGTCGACGCTGCTGCGGACCGCGGCGTTCCAGCTCGACGGCGAACCGGTGCGGTACGCGCTGGAGGGAGCGGTCCTGTCCACCGGTGCCGCCGTCGACTGGCTACGGGACTCCCTGGGGATCATCCGGGATGCCACCGAGACCGCCGACCTGGCCGCCTCCCTGACCGGCAACGACGGCGTCTACTTCGTCCCGGCGCTCGCCGGCCTCGGCGCCCCTCACTGGGATCCCCGCGCCCGCGGCGCACTGCTCGGGATCACCCGGGGGACCACCCGGGCGCACGTCGTCCGCGCGGTGCTCGAGGGCATCGCCTACCGCACCCGGGACGTCGTCGAGGCGATGGGTGCCGCGGGCTTCCCGGTGCGCGAGCTGCGGGCCGACAGCGGGGCCGCCCGCAACCACTGGCTCATGCAGTTCCAGGCCGACCTGCTCGGCGTCGAGCTCGACGTCCCGGACAACATCGAGACGACCGCGCTCGGTTCGGCCTACCTCGCGGGGCTCGCGACCGGGTTCTTCGCCGACCGCGAGGAGCTCGCCGGGCATCGGCGCAGCGCCGAGCGGTACCGGCCGAGGCTGTCCCGGGCCGAGCGGGACCGGTCCTACCGGCGATGGCTGCGCGCCGTGGACCGGGCCCGGGACTGGGCCAAGGACGCCGACGACGCCGACTGGGACTGA
- a CDS encoding ABC transporter ATP-binding protein: protein MAEILAVSVTDLVKTYSSRSASPRSGRRPHGSGRRTRTGRAGRGPAAFSTSPTPSPTPPVRQAPPAPPVPSGDAARPSTTPDGRIRAVDELSLTVPTGTVTALLGPNGAGKTTTVEICEGFRRPDAGEVRVLGLDPWADAVALRPRVGVMLQSGGMYPGARAGEMLRLVASHYRHPLDPAALLDRLGLAGSAGTPFRRLSGGQQQRLSLAMAVVGRPELVFLDEPTAGLDVQGRRDTWELVEELRTAGVTVVLTTHAMDEAERLADQVIIVDHGRVVAVGSPAELTRGGAEGQLRFRAPAGLDLGRLLLALPDGTTVQEGPAGHYLLQGTVDPQLLAAVTAWCAGNGILAEDLRVEQRTLEDVFVELTGSELRS, encoded by the coding sequence GTGGCCGAGATCCTGGCAGTCAGTGTCACGGACCTCGTGAAGACGTATTCCTCGCGGTCCGCTTCCCCGCGTTCCGGTCGTCGTCCTCACGGGTCCGGGCGGCGGACCCGCACCGGTCGGGCCGGGCGCGGTCCCGCGGCGTTCTCCACGTCCCCTACGCCGTCCCCTACGCCCCCCGTGCGCCAGGCGCCCCCGGCGCCGCCGGTCCCTTCCGGCGACGCCGCTCGACCGTCGACGACACCCGATGGTCGGATACGCGCCGTGGACGAACTGTCACTTACCGTCCCGACCGGCACGGTCACGGCGCTGCTCGGGCCGAACGGCGCCGGCAAGACAACCACCGTGGAGATCTGCGAGGGATTCCGCCGCCCCGACGCGGGCGAGGTGCGGGTCCTCGGACTCGACCCCTGGGCGGACGCCGTTGCCCTGCGCCCCCGGGTCGGGGTGATGCTGCAGTCCGGGGGGATGTATCCCGGCGCCCGCGCCGGCGAGATGCTGCGCCTCGTCGCCTCGCACTACCGCCACCCGCTGGATCCCGCGGCGCTGTTGGACCGGCTCGGGCTGGCCGGGTCCGCCGGTACCCCGTTCCGCCGGCTCTCCGGCGGCCAGCAGCAGCGGCTGTCGCTGGCGATGGCCGTGGTCGGCCGCCCGGAGCTGGTCTTCCTCGACGAGCCGACGGCCGGGTTGGACGTCCAGGGCCGGCGGGACACCTGGGAACTCGTCGAGGAGCTGCGCACGGCCGGGGTCACCGTCGTGCTGACCACCCACGCCATGGACGAGGCCGAACGGCTCGCCGATCAGGTGATCATCGTCGACCACGGCAGGGTGGTGGCGGTCGGCTCCCCCGCGGAGCTCACCCGGGGCGGCGCCGAGGGGCAGCTGCGCTTCCGGGCCCCCGCCGGGCTGGATCTCGGCCGGCTGCTGCTCGCGCTGCCCGACGGCACCACCGTGCAGGAGGGCCCGGCTGGGCACTACCTGTTGCAGGGCACGGTCGACCCGCAACTGCTCGCCGCGGTGACCGCCTGGTGCGCGGGTAACGGCATCCTGGCAGAGGATCTCCGGGTCGAACAACGCACGCTGGAGGACGTCTTCGTGGAACTGACCGGATCGGAGCTGCGCTCATGA